TCTTTTGACTATCCAAAAGAACCAAAATCAGTCCTGAAAGAATGGTAAAATTTTGGTATCAACTGAATaattaaaactcaacaagtttAAAAATGTTAATCTATACGTCATTTAAAGGAAAGAGTATAAATTTACTTGAATCAACACATAAATATACCTTTAAACTAAGAATAATCTAAAAACATTCATATAATGTAAGGAGATAATTATTCATTTCCTCGACCATTTTTGTGACATTTCAACACACATTTGTATGTGTCCCAAATGAAGATAATTTGATAAGGAAATATTTCCATCTTTGTCATGGAGaattaattgtgatgaaaaagatattttaaacatTGTAGACTGCAATGTTACGTAACCAATATGTAAACAAGAAAAGTCAAGAAATACACACAAGACTTGGCAACTTTATTGCAGTCCAATTATTGAGTCGTTATAATTTCTTTATCACTTTAGGGAGTAAtactttttgataaataaatggTCTATGAATTTGACTATCTCAAAATTTAGTAAGAAAATGATTTCCATAATTATATAAGGGGTTCATATTTCATCTCACAAACAATGTGAAACTCTAATTAACACCCTTTTACATGTTCAAAACTAGATATTTAGAGTGTCagtaatataacataaaaaagatGAACTGAATGAGTCTATCtctaataacataattaaaataaataaatcttgaattaatagTTCAGTCCTCAAAATTAAACTGAAGAATaaagaataattcaaaatcatataagaaatcCATGGTTGACCCTTTCCACAAACGTGTGGAACTcgaacaatatttattttgagcTTGGATTggaaaaagatataaacattTTACTCTTCTAAGATATACATAAAGATTGATATATAGGAGTAAAAGTTAGATATCATGTCACAATCATATTCATAGATACCAtgagataaatataaattgtgTAGCTAAGGTACTATGCAGAGACAATGATTCAAAGTAAACGTTTTGGCTAATACTATAATTGACTAACTATATGGACATACGTATCTATATTTTatgcaaatttaattttttgtattattataaaagTCATGTACGtactaaagaaaaaacaaattagaAGTTTCTTCCTAACGGTGCAATAAATAGCTTTTGAAGATAAGAGGGAATGGCTGAGCCAGATCATTAAGATTTAAAGGAATTCAATTCTTTTAATAGATTATAAAAAATAGATTATACCTTGTATCAAGTTAAAGGATTTAATCTTTGTATTTATTAAgcctttttataattttaacttcTATATATACGTATAGTATAATTATAAGTtcaagataaattatttttaataataaaaagatattattcttttcataaacaaattataaaaaaaaaattatatactaactaaatcaaataattagaatgtatattatttattttaaacaaataGAAGCGTGAATCACAAGAACTGGATAAATACTTTGTCACATCAACAACTTGATATTTGGATATACGAATTTTCAAagtcaatattttatatttattggaGTGAAAGTTGACAATTGTGGCTTTAATGCCAACAAACTACTTGTAATTGTTATGTCCTAATTATTGTGTCTGTTGGTTGCAAAATTCATTGAAACATCTCAATTACTCTACACATTTGTTATCTTTGATACTGCATATCTTACACAGTAggatatatatagaatatataataatctgatttagctaatttatattaagattaattaagtaatataaCAGACTATTGTAACTTAGTTTTGTGCATGGTGCAATGTAATGATAATATAACTAATTACAACATGTGACTTTCTAGTCCAAAGCGTCTCTGAATTCAATACTTAGTTAGAAGAGATACTAATTAAGCTAAAATTATGTAAcactgtaaaaaaaaaaaaattgtccgcTTTCAACTATGGTacatatataaatgaattttgaagtaaagcatcatatcatatatatatatatatataaaagtaatagtGGAGTTTCAAATTACACATTTTTGGACTTAATAGGAGACAAATCAATTGAAATTTCTATTCTCTTTTTATCTCGACAAAATCtaacataattaaatgaaaatattcatattttaactaGTAATAATAGAGATGGATataacatatcaacatatactcaatattttcaaatacagaatataaatttatatataaaacgGACGAAACATTGTtgcatatttatatatgttagtAAGATTAACAAGTCAATCGACATCCAATCACGCTCCATTATTTCAATATCACATCGTTTCTTGTCTATCAAATCAAAATGGGTAAAATTAATGGAGATCTTAAGACTAATTATATACTGTCTTTAAGTTTAATGGTGCTATTTGGGGAACAAATCAATCAAAGATTTTGTTAATTATACGACTTAATCAATAGATTTTGTCTGAATATATGAGTGAGACAGAAGCCTGAAGAAGGAAATATACATTTTTGAAGTATTATTCATAAGAATAgtttaaatacttaattatctttttaaggAGGAGTTTGAATGCAAATTAGACTAGTAATTAAAGGGAATGGAAAGAGTAGTAGATACAAGAAAGTATTATCATCTAAATTTCTTCagaataatgttaatatatggCATGAGTCCCCAAAAAAACATAGATTAATTGCTTGCACCGTTTAAGacgaatttaaaaaaatttaaattgtttttaattttaatacgATTTATCTATTATTTATTGGGTTCAAAATCACCTATCAATGTAGCAAAGAGTTTTATTAacaaaatactttttcttttcgaGTAAAATACATAAGGTACTAAAAGCAATTATTTtgctataataataataataataaaattgacaCTAGTGTACTACTCTCTTTTTGAGAGTGAGAGAAGATTTTCTAACCCGCATGCCTATGAAGAACCTCAAGTTTATCGGGAAAGGATGTGGTGGTAACCCCTCTTTGTCTAGAACCGGGCGTCCAGTCGTGTAGGAAGACTCATCCTAGCCACTATAGCGACCCCCGGCCCGACCTGTAGGTCCGCTAACGTAAAGCGAGGAGTTGAGCCTGAACTGGCGAACCGAAGTCACTTTCGGAACCATACTTCCTACAGCTAACATGTGTCCAGTCCAACGGGAACGCGCAGCGCAAACGAACCTGAGCTGCTATACCGAATCCCCGCTGGCCATCGGGGACCGAGTGGTAAGGCCATGATCCGCAGGGGAACAGATCACTCATTCTTCCATTGTGTATCTCGTGTAATTCACATGTATTTGGTATACATAACCAATCTTGCAAGCCTTGTTACTCATTGACTCGCTTCCCTCCGTATATTAGTGTTACTGATAGCAAAAGTTAAGTGTATCTTTCTTAGTAGATGATAGAAAACTCTTAATTAGTACttcctccgtttaaaaaaggatGGTCTAGTCtgacttggaacggagtttaagaaaagaaataaattttttaatcttgtggttttaaattaaaattatgttaaatgtatcaaaacgccttttaatcttgtgatcttaaacatgtcacgtggaaaattaaagtgaaagtgttacaaaaaaaaacattctttttgaaacgaagaAAGTAATAAGAcgtatcattttaaaaatatatgtaatagTAATATATATGGAAGTGAAGTATATCTAACTACGTAGCTTttccaaaatataataatatattattaacacTATATCTGCCCCTACCGACCGTTAATTATTGAATTGCTATTGAAGGACAAATATTAATACTTCTTCAATTAATTGAAAAcatcttgtatttttttattccaAATAGATAGTGAAATAACAATAacagaaaaaaaacatattatttttttaaggtcACCAAATGCTTCAACATATTTAGAAGGAAGCACATGATATAGTAGCCTAGACGATAGCGCCTTAAATATAGCATATGGTTATGTTGTTCACATCTTTTCTCTGTTGCGgaaaaaaagatcaaatatatatatatatatatatatatatatatatatatatatatatatatataatgtttattatactaaatctattattaacattattttcagACTTAAAATATACCATATATAGTACATTCTTATACAAAAGTGTTGATACGAATTTGGAATCTCatgtactattttatttttatttcccatcatatatatataagataaaaaaagaatagtGGCAATCGAACTGATATTTATTATGCCAAAAACTCTTAGTAATTATGGTAGTAAGTTCAAGTTTTtgcaatttttcttttgaatttactatagatttaaaaaatttaaactactcaaattaaaatattctccttttaaaatttatagctCGCGAGATATTAAATTTCACCATTTATTATTCTAAAAGATATGCTAGATAGATTCTCCACTCATGATTAActaaaaactttaaatttaaatcttaaaaatatcCTTAAGTACACATAGATGTCACGATTCAAATTCAAAAGCTATAAGGATCTAGTGAGTAAATTGTATATAGCAATATCGTagataattataattaacttGTAAAGATAATATGTACATTTAAAACTCAATCGTAATACGTAAGTACTTTAGGCTCTAGAGTGTGCACCCACAACACAAACAATAGGCCTTAGGCGATAGGGCGGCTATAGGCCTTAGCACATAGGATGGCCAAATCAAATGTGAGGCGAAGCTAAAAATTCGAAGATATAttcaatcaaatttaataacttttacttaaataatatatatatatataatatatatagatatatatcaagtttaaaatttaattattactttCAGAAGTagccatttaaaatttataaaatgaaaattttttattttacttctgCAATAAATAATAGAGCTTAGTAGGTGGGATGGCTAAATCAACACGTTGTAAAAGTATAAGATAATCTCAATTGAAGTTACACAATATATAATTCAAGAGATATAATCAGTGAAGAATATCACAGAGTTAACTCTCAAGAGGGTACTATATATCAATTAGATCTAACATGAGTTAATAATCTATATAATGTCAAGCTCCATTTATAGAAATCAACTTTTCTTCTTGCTTTTAAGCCTCCCAATCTCATATTCTAAATTGGGTGAAGGCATAATATTggtattaataactcaaaatagcatatatgatttattttccaAATCTTAAAATTACAATTTGAATCACACATACCTTCAAGAATATACATGTAATACATGAATATTCAAgtaaacaaaaacatatatacacTGCCACAAAAAATCTAGCTTCTTTCACTTTCATATTTacccttttatttatttgtctgTTTGTTTGCATCGATTGGTATGGTGATAGAATTGAGGGGTAGAGTGAACATCATCACTTTGATTGTCAATACAAAAAGTTAGACAAGTAATAATAAATTGGGCCCATTCCAATTCCTTAGTTGGATTGGGCCTTATCATATTTTCTAAAAGTATTAGCCCAATAAAATATGGTTCAAATCTAATTTCAATGAATTATTTGAGATATCCAATGTGTATTACTTATCACTTTATCAGAAGTGTGTACATGTTAGTTACAATTTAATAGTTGGTACATATTATTATGTTAAAAGAAAATGTAGAAGTGATCCAATAATTTTGAAAGGGTTTGTTTTGAGTCCAAAAAAGTTGTATGGTATATTGAATTTAGTTTGAATAGTTGAAGAGTAATTTTAaccatttttcaaatatcaaaaagaattaaagGTATACCAAttattgatttgtttatttttaactcAATTTTATACCAACTATTGATTGGtcataccaaaaataaataaataaataaattttagtgaacagataacataataaaaacaacCAAAGAGTAGGGACCAAATATATTAAACTCCATTTATAATTGAGCCAGGAGTTGGTGACCTTTTCTTAGTTTTTGTTGGAATTTGTCAACTCCATGCACAAAAGCCAGCATTTTAATCAATGTTAAAATCTCTTATGCTTCATATTATATGTTTGGATTATTAAAGtaagtatattttaaattatttaagtaTTATTCTCTCCGTctcatatttaaaatatattttctatttatatgatgactaaaaaattattaataaatcgatcaattttattattttgccctttattcatataattacctctggagttttttttttagatttttaaaatttataaactttaaaggTTATATTAGTTGTAGGggtaaaataggaaaaaaataattaattatatcctaatttagtaactgatcaaataataTGAgacacatatttttaataaaaatttatcctcttatttattatttagaggcaagattaaagtaaacaaataatatAGAACGAAATAAATATCAACACATTCCGAAAggaacaataaataataggaataatacataaatgtattACATTTTAACTTGACTCAACTCACATTTATGTTCTTGAACTTTCGGTTTGCACAAcaatacatttaaatttgtataaagttgaacaaatagacattACAACTGACGTGAAATTTTTTGTCCTAGGTGATGTCCTATGCATATTATGTCACGTAGGATTTATGAGTCTACGTGTTCAACTTATATAAGTTAAAGTGTTTATTTATGTATACTCAAagttaaaacatataattataaattgaattaagttaagaggtaatatattatgtctttgagaatgatttgaaaaataattatagttaacaacgaatataaattaaaattcagtgtgataaatttattttttgatatttaatttgagTAAGTATAGGACGGAGTACACAAAACTATATGCACGAAGTATTTCATcattcaaataaaagaatatgatTCTCCTGTTAACCGTATAGCCACAAAATTCTATTATAAaagaacaattaaaataaaaaaatgtttttgctTATACACAATATCTTCCGTTAATTTCTTAACGACCATGTGACGGAGATGACGAGGTTGAAATCGATACCGACGGGGAAGCAGAGCCGTACGCCGTCGTTGCTTGCTCCGACAACCCAGTGCCATAGAATAAATCCGATAAGTAATTTTGCAAATCGTCAGGGGCAAATCTGACAACTGACTTCACTCCGCCACTTCTCAGTGATTCCCTGTACTTTTCGTAAAAGATCCGATAACCCGAAACAATCTTTCTAGACAGTGATATCTTAACTTCGTCTCGGAGTTTCGGGTCGGGTATAACCCATGAACTCTGTACTCGGTATGCTTCTTCAAAACCCGAATTGAATTTGAAGAACCATTCTCTTGCTTCCGGCAAAGACATCTCCTCCGTTTCATTCTCCGGCAATAACGTCAGCACTTTGTTCCATCCCATCCTCTCGTAGTTTGATATGTACTGTCTGATCTTCATTTCGTGCTTTGATAACCAATCGGATCCAAGTAGAAACTTCAGATTTGATTTCTTCACCTTCGAGACGACGTAGTTTAAGTTGTTCGCTAAGAACAGATAGGATAACGAAACGTCCTTATAGAGCTGAGCTTTGCCGTCAAGTTTACAGAGGAGGACGAGGACGAGCCACGCTAACCGGACGGAGACTGCGGAGGACGGCGAGTCATCTTCGTCAGGAATTGGACTCATGAAGTAAGATTCCGGCAACGGTGATTGAACTGACAGGGGAAAATCACCGATGATTTCGGCGAAAGCACCGCTGTAGTCACCGAGGAAAACAAGGTAGTTCATGACATAGCGGGTTAGAGGATGGACGCCGCCTCCCGCCTTTGCTTTTGATGTATCTTTCTGAATGGCCGATTCGAACTCGGAAAGCATTAATCGAGCGGCTTCGCCGAGTTTGACCAGTGACGCCATCGCCTGAGATTTAACAATGTCAAACGAATTGAAGCTGAAAATCAACTCGATTTCATCCCATAGCTCGGAAATTGAGTTGTAGAGATCGAGCACAGTGAACATTTTCTCAAGAGATAATTTCTTATACTTCGCTACCATTTCTGGGAATGTGAAAAGAGTAAGAGCACTTTCTCTAGCAATTTCGGCGAAACAAGTTTCTCTTATTGCATCAGAGGCGGAGAAAACATGATCACATAGAATCTTCTCGCCATGGAACAGGGTACTCACTGCTATTTTCACAGCACCTAACCAATTCTTCGTTTTCTTCTCCAATAATTCCCAATCCATTTTCTGAATTTGTGAGGAGGTTAACTTTTCAACGCCCAAATAATACAATGTCTCATCGATCACTGATTTTCGATTAAGATTATAAATCTTAACGCACTCTTTTCCATAACCAGCACCAATCATACAATCCGCTATAGCTTTCAAATTCGCCATCACAAGTTCAGAAACTATCTCAACCTCAGAAGCTCGAGGTGAAACCTCCGTATTAGTTATCTCATCATCATGATCATCGTCATCAGAAACACTGGACCGCGTTGATTGTCTAGAGGATCGAGTAGACAGAGTTTCAGAGTCAAGGAAATAGCGATTCCCTGATAAAATGGTGTACATTTCCTTCTGAAGTCTCTTCATTGCAATTTGCATGAGATTTTGAGCCTGGACAAGAAGTTCCGAGCTGGAACACTCTTTAATAACGAAATGCATACCATGTTGCAAGTTGGTAATAGCATCGAGAAATTGTAGTGCTTCTTCGCGATAATCTCTGAAAAGATTAGCGACTCTATTGTATGAAGTAGAGGAGGAAGCATCCAGATCCCATTTTTTAATGATTGCTCCAGCGTCGTTAATTGTATCCTCCATTAAAGTTTGTGAAAAGGTATGACGTGAAGGGGAATCGGTAGAGGTAGTACAAGAATGTAAAGGTGAACTAGGCCGCGACGGAGAGAAATGTCCGCTTCTCATTGTTATATAATTTGTAATCAAAGATTTCGAGTTTTTAGAAATTGGAaagttttgttgttatttttgtggTGACGGAGATGCTAATTGTTAGGTTTAA
The DNA window shown above is from Solanum lycopersicum chromosome 11, SLM_r2.1 and carries:
- the LOC101260696 gene encoding exocyst complex component EXO70H1 is translated as MRSGHFSPSRPSSPLHSCTTSTDSPSRHTFSQTLMEDTINDAGAIIKKWDLDASSSTSYNRVANLFRDYREEALQFLDAITNLQHGMHFVIKECSSSELLVQAQNLMQIAMKRLQKEMYTILSGNRYFLDSETLSTRSSRQSTRSSVSDDDDHDDEITNTEVSPRASEVEIVSELVMANLKAIADCMIGAGYGKECVKIYNLNRKSVIDETLYYLGVEKLTSSQIQKMDWELLEKKTKNWLGAVKIAVSTLFHGEKILCDHVFSASDAIRETCFAEIARESALTLFTFPEMVAKYKKLSLEKMFTVLDLYNSISELWDEIELIFSFNSFDIVKSQAMASLVKLGEAARLMLSEFESAIQKDTSKAKAGGGVHPLTRYVMNYLVFLGDYSGAFAEIIGDFPLSVQSPLPESYFMSPIPDEDDSPSSAVSVRLAWLVLVLLCKLDGKAQLYKDVSLSYLFLANNLNYVVSKVKKSNLKFLLGSDWLSKHEMKIRQYISNYERMGWNKVLTLLPENETEEMSLPEAREWFFKFNSGFEEAYRVQSSWVIPDPKLRDEVKISLSRKIVSGYRIFYEKYRESLRSGGVKSVVRFAPDDLQNYLSDLFYGTGLSEQATTAYGSASPSVSISTSSSPSHGR